A genome region from Nitrosopumilus sp. includes the following:
- a CDS encoding HIT domain-containing protein has product MDCIFCDILNGKRDGHFLYEDKYHVAFLDKYPIDVGHSLVVPRKHHEKITDMDSIDVGNVFSVVPKIAKAILNATGADAFSLGQNNGRAAKQIIPHVHIHIIPRYNSKGTVWTKRQISDDDELLKLAIKIRSFIT; this is encoded by the coding sequence ATGGATTGTATTTTTTGTGATATTCTAAATGGAAAAAGAGATGGACATTTTCTTTATGAAGACAAATACCATGTAGCCTTTTTAGATAAATATCCAATAGATGTAGGTCACAGTTTAGTTGTTCCAAGGAAGCATCATGAAAAAATTACTGATATGGATTCTATTGATGTTGGAAATGTTTTCTCAGTTGTACCAAAAATTGCAAAGGCAATATTAAATGCAACTGGAGCCGATGCGTTTAGTTTGGGTCAAAATAACGGCAGAGCCGCAAAACAAATTATCCCACATGTTCATATTCATATTATTCCAAGATATAACAGCAAAGGAACTGTATGGACAAAACGACAAATCTCAGATGATGACGAACTTTTAAAACTTGCAATAAAAATTCGCAGTTTTATTACTTAG
- a CDS encoding protein-disulfide isomerase — protein sequence MGRKERREREEKRENYATKHSAAKRKQTLIAVGVLTGIALIVGYAGWLFVNMSDNVPGGPENAGALGSEHSHAALLVKIFGDKFDFSAPAYQIKSSWIHFEGRDGSTIHKHATGVTLGYLFETLQLGLDDQCFVFQDGRSFCTNEDYSLVFYINGKQVPDIRDYEIQEDDRILISYGAETPEELQSQLLELDNQDLIK from the coding sequence ATGGGCCGAAAAGAGAGAAGAGAACGTGAAGAAAAACGTGAAAATTATGCCACGAAACATTCAGCAGCTAAAAGAAAACAAACCCTAATTGCTGTAGGAGTTTTGACCGGTATCGCATTAATTGTAGGTTATGCAGGATGGCTATTTGTTAACATGTCAGACAATGTTCCAGGCGGTCCAGAAAATGCAGGAGCCTTAGGTAGTGAGCATTCACATGCAGCATTACTAGTAAAAATATTTGGAGATAAATTTGATTTTTCAGCTCCTGCATATCAGATCAAATCAAGTTGGATTCATTTTGAAGGAAGAGATGGTTCTACAATACATAAACACGCCACAGGTGTTACTTTGGGATATCTTTTTGAGACATTACAACTTGGTCTTGACGATCAATGCTTTGTATTCCAAGATGGCAGAAGCTTCTGTACAAATGAGGATTATTCATTGGTATTTTACATAAATGGAAAACAGGTTCCAGACATCAGAGACTATGAAATCCAAGAAGATGACAGAATTCTGATTTCATACGGTGCTGAAACTCCTGAAGAGTTGCAATCACAACTACTAGAATTAGATAACCAAGATCTCATCAAATAG